The following DNA comes from Falco rusticolus isolate bFalRus1 chromosome 12, bFalRus1.pri, whole genome shotgun sequence.
TGCAAAATAGACTTAAAATCATGTTAATAGGTTTCATGATTAAGAAGTGTTGTTCTAAGTATTCACCAATCGTTGGACTGCTAAAAGGAATCTTTTAGTAAATAATTAGTAAATAAGACTGGTGCGGAAGTTTCCCTGCCTCAGGATGGATTGTCAGTGAGCGGTCactgagaaaggagaaataaatggCTGGTTGGACTGTTATATTTGCTTGTCCTGACAGTCACGTTTGTGCGCAAAGAGTAGCAAGAACCTGTCCTTGCAAAGAAGTGTATTGTTGTAGcataagcaaatatttttaggtGACCAAAGTGTCCCAGTGACAACAGAAAACTTTGGAGGCTTTCTTTACCTTGACACCCAGGCATTgagaatacatttttcttttttcctccctctgtaaacagcagagaaaggctTTTCTTGTGTCTTGCGAGATCAGTGTATGTGTGCTGGTACTGACAGGAGTGAAgagaaattccttttttaagtTATGGTCATCTTTACAAGGATCATGCTCAGATGATGTTCCAAGAATCAAAGCAATGGATCATTAACTCTCATGATTATGAAATGGTTGAAAAGCATTTATGGAGAAGCTTGAATTTAAGCTTGACTAGCCTAGAAAGCTTATTTGGGAAGGagaattttcttaaattaattgTGATACTGAGTGATCAGTGAATGCTTCAGACATGCTGGCTGAAGACACTATGAGATTCTGTCAGATCTTTGTTTCTAGAAAACGACGTTGCATTTTGATAGAAAATGTTGCAATTGTGATCTGAAAATATGACCCGATTTGCCTCTGTGAGAATGTGTTTCAGGAATACTCGTGATAGCTAGGTGTTTTGGGAAATTTGTGCCTAGGAACTTTTCTGGGTGAAGAACGCACAACAATGAAAAGGCATTGGATGAGAAGAGAGTTTTTGTGTCTCAGTGTATTTGTAATAAGGtttatacaaaaaaatttacatgtttctgtttggatttttcctttttagcaaATAATGGAAATCCATGATTTCATAAAGGAATAATTATTCCTTcttctacattttatttcttccttcaagTTGCTTGGTATATTTTCAGTTActattctgcatttttcatctGTATATAACAATATGAGACAACAGAGTAGTATTTATTGGTGACTTTGACGCAGCCAGAACATATATAAGttgctctttgttttggtttctttaataCTGTGGCACAGCAAGATCATAGTATATTGAAGAGAACTCCTTGTATCTCTTCTTACTGGCTGGAGCATAAGGATCTctgatagtattttttttctaatattttcagctgtattAAAGGCAATTAcaattacaaatgaaaacatttggtCTTCTTTCATGAGAAATTGGACATAAAAGCAGAGAATGTTTTAGCTGAAGCAATGCCACTGTGCAGAAGTGGGCTCCAAAAGAGGTATAGTATGATCAGAAAAGAAGTGGTAAATAATCTACAACTTAGAGTATGATGAGACTTTCATTAGTGAACTCCTTTTATGCCATATGCTTAATGATAAAGCACACATTGAAGGCTTTCTGTCATAACACTGTGTCATCAAAACATGAATTCCATTTGGAAGCTAAGGCTTGGTAATTCGAGACCTAAACCGATGTTGTTGCTTTTGCATTAAAACTGGAAGTACCCTTTCAAATTCTGTATCTGTTAAagtataattttattctgtaacTAAATATTTTGTGGTGAGGAGCAGCACATGTGGCTTTATGTATCTGTTGCTTATCTTCCAGTACTTATGAAATCTAATGGCTTTTGGCCGTACATAAAAAGGTGtatctttctctccctttttcttttaagatctTAGTGGCTCCATAACAACTCCAGATGTTAAGCTAAATCTTGGAGGAGAATTCATCAAAGAATCTACTGCAACTACATTCCTAAGACAGAGAGGGTATGGCTGGCTTCTGGAAGTGGAAGATGATGACCCAGAAGATAACAAGCCACTCCTGTATGTCATAATTATTTTTGGGTATCTGTCTTTATTAGTagtgtaggaaaaaaaacccaacttgtAGCCTCTTAAGTTATACCCCAGCCTTTTGCTGTGACTGGAATTCAGTTCGACAGATTACTTGACCAATGATTGTTTTCTAGTGCAGGAATGAAAACATGATGTTTCTTAttatgggttttatttttagcataaaAGAGAGGCTTGTTGTTCActgtggaggaggaaggaaggaggaagtaAAATCCGATTTTATTAATCTCTAGAAGTATAAAGCTTTTATGGCTTTTCTGCCCTTAGGTGTTGATCTTAAAATGATAGAATCGTTTAgattgaaaaagacctttaagatcaatagcgtccaactgttaacccaggactgcccGGGTGGTATCTGGTatggtaatttaaaaatgaggtTGTATTCTTTCCATCTTCTGCACTGATTATGTGAGTTCTTAATGCTGTCAAAGAATTGGAGGCTAAGGCAATCCTGTGGAAAGATTAATGTTAAGTAAATGTAAGTAAATTCTGTCAGTTATTCTGAAGTGAAAGCATTATGAATCATGCTTATTACAGTAGGGATGCTAGAAGCAAGGTTGCGCAAACTTTATGATCTTTGATGTTATAAAGCTAGATTAAAAGGGTGGTAGTGTTGAAAGACAAAACTGtccttaaaactgaaaaatctcagCATCCCTTGTTCTGTTCACAGAAACATGGGTGGCTGAAGAATGTTAGTATCTTAAGGTTATTACACTGTGAGTCAGGCAGCCTGGGTTTTGGTCCTTGTGCTGCACCTAAGCAACTTCATACTCAGTGTCTCACATACAGGAAAACATATACAGTGTTTTCCTGTGTGAATTAAAGATAATGATGCTTTAAAAGCTTGAAGTGAGCAGGTGAGTACTCTGGAGAACTCAAATGAGAGTGCTGGGAGAGAACAGATGTCTGGAGAGCTTAACAAAATGACACTGCTActtgaaaagtaaattaaagTGTGCAGAAGTAGCTCCTTGTGTGAATAAGTCTGTTCTATAAATCTCTACTTTTTCATTTCGAAACAGAATGGTGTACTGATGTGAAAACATATGAATTCTCTTTTTTGTGTAACTTTTTATCCCACAGAAAACCAAGTTTGTGATTCAAAGACAGCTAGGTGTTCTTAGCTGCTGATTGCTGGAAGTGAGAGGAATGCCAGGGAGATAAATGATCAGTTTGTGGCAAACGGGATGAATATAATCATCCTCACAGGAAAGGCCTTAATCTGACTTTCATGTAGCAGTTTTTATGCAGTTAGGATTATTCCCAGAATATGTGCTGTAATGAAGCTTGGTAACCTGAATCCTACAAAGGATTTCAAGAACAGCAGCCAGCTAAGGGAGGTTCACCAgtgtggtgctgctgggcaagCATTTTGTTCAATAGAATTGAGattattttatgattatttttttttgttctcattgGGCAGCCTTACTCCAGACACTTATTTCCTGTTACACCTGCCACATTTCTGAGGTGAGATAGCTGTGAGCTTCATGTGAAATGCAGTTTATTCACATGAGAAACTGTCAGAAGCCCTAGGTGATGacaaagaattatttctggGCAGGAGAATATTTGTGTTACACAGTCTTTAGAGTAAAATATAGGAATACTACATCCTGTTTAGGTAAATGGAGGAAAATAGAAGCTCCTAGTCTAATCCTTAAATTCAGGGATGTGTTaacaatttttgttatttactCACAAGTTAGTAATATCAATTCTGAAATAGCTTCAGTAATAGCAATCCTGAAAATGCCTTGAGAGACTGAATGAGCAGTTGTCATTTTGcggttgttttggttttttttctaagagaAATTCTGGTGAATCAtgtctttgcatttatttcttgcttCAGCTTTTCTGGGGGGAAACCCATAATTCAAGGCCTTGTACAAAACTTTCATAAATGGACTTAGGACAtgattctgcatttttctctgctgtgctcctAAATGTAGAGCAGAGGGATATCTGCTGGAAGTCTCTTGCAACTCTTCAGAGCTCCTCGGTCATGACTACATAAGGAAGACACTAACGTACAGTTCTATCGTAAGGTTCCATGCATAAACTCAAAGAAGTGGAATTGGCCTTTACTTAGAAAGTGTGATTCCCTCCCATAAGGAGGGATTACTAAGACAATCACAGCAAGAGGTACCAGTTCATAGTCTCCTGTGCAGAAGAGTCTTCCAGTCCATTTGTAGCTGCTTACCAATAGTTTGTAACAGGGATTGGAGAAGGCAATTAGAGAAGAGCAGATCTGTTGATAGAATTTATTGCTTGTTTAgttggcttttatttatttttaccatatTGGAAGCAAGCCAGTAATTAAACAATTGGTATAAACTGGTCTCCTGAAAACTGCTGTGGTGAAGCAAGTTAAAACCGATTTTACTTTAGAAAATTGGTTTTACCTGATATTTTTTGAATGGTTTAGGATTAGTGAATGTAAAGGTATTCTTTCTTGTggagtttgaaataaaatgtgccCGTAGTAAGTGTGCTCAGCATAGGAATGCACAGACATTCTACTTCCGTGTATCCATGTCTTTGACTTTTTAAGTAGTTAGAATGGTATGAATGTGTCATGTATTCCTGCATGTCAGAAAATAGATTGACTGTCTTAGACTGGTAGGGTATgttgtgtgttttctgttctcagtcTTGTAGTTGTtttttgaataattaaatatatcTAGCTGTGTCACAGCGGTTACTGAATGTGGGATGAAGGTATGGTGTTGCTTTGTTGTGGACAAACTGTTCCTTTGGTAGTTATGGCTTCAGAAAGCCTTATGGGTGACGGGAGGCTTGCTCTATAAACCTACTGTTTGCCCCTGCACTTACTTTTTTATGCTCTATTTTATTACTATGGTGTATAGTAATGCTCACTTGCTTTACAATTTCAGGGAGGAACTCGACATTGATCTGAAGGATATTTACTACAAAATTCGATGTGTGTTGATGCCTATGCCGTCTCTTGGGTTTAATAGGCAGGTAGTGAGAGACAATCCAGACTTTTGGGGTCCTCTGGCGGTTGTACTCTTCTTCTCAATGATTTCATTATATGGACAGTTTAAGGTAGGTATAAGCCTTCTAcctaaaaagaaatctaaactAAATCTGGGGAAATGATTGCTAAGCAATTTGCATTCTTACGTAGGTAGAATGTCTTTTCTTCGCATACTAATGCGGGGCatttcaaattctgtttcaCAAGTTAATCTGTAGAAAGACAGCAGTAAGAAATGTATTAGATAGCCCATGGATAACTTGATCATGATGAAATGTCAGGTTTGGTTTTATAcagtaaaagaaaggaaagatgtgGTTTCTGGAGGAAATAACTTGATACTAACAGGTTTATAGTCATATTAGTGAATCTTCCCACTTGAATTGTGACCTTTTGTTAACATGTTTTTTATTACTAGAAAATGTTACCAAAGAACATTTGTTTGGATgccatattttttattttctgacaaataAAGCTACTTGTTTAATTCATACTGTATCACTGCCGTTACCTGGTATATTTAATCTCCATTAGTGCCATTTGCTATTTTGTCCTCCCTGCTCAATTACAATCAAATAACTTTCCTCTGGTCAGTAGGctttttctgtaattccttTTGAACTCCAGGGTGGATAGCTATTCAGAGGCATTGTGCAGATGTAATTGGCCTCCATAAACActgttagctttttttctttatgttcagATTGACAGTAGAGAAGCGGTATCTTTCGTAGTCACAATTTATATGTGAGCCTAGGTGATTCTGATTCAGAAACCTTTGCGACTATATGTGTAGTTACAGTTGTTTAACATACAAAGTAGTAAAGCAATAAGCCATATGTGAAGCAGCAGAATGTGCTTATGCAAGGATTTTTGTGAATGGTGAGATAAAATCACTCCCTTTATGACCTCTGGCTTCCATATGGTGTACCAACGCTGACAAAGAATTCACTCTGTGTCTTGTTTCTATGAACTTGAAGTGAGTAGACTAAATCACTGTATTATTCAAGTCTTTTGGGTGGACCACTTAGCTGTCTCCCAGGCAAAGCACGGACCGTTCCTTGACCCCACGACAGATAAGCTACTTTCTGCAGTTTGAGTACCTACTGTACATGAACAGTAGGTCTAACATTTCTTAGAAACAGTGGATTTAACATACTGATGTGAAAGTACTGTATATATGTGAGGAGGGAAGGCAGTAGCTAGCAGCAGAGTGACTGACAGCAGCTAGACTAGATGAACTGAAAGGTGGGCTGTAAGCTGGGGAGAGATGAGCATTCCAGCTTTAAGACTTTAATCTGGTCCTCTTCCTTTAGACAGTGGAGGAAAGCAGGAGGTAGAAGGAGGCCATGTGCTAGTTTCACAGATAGCATAAAGCTATTGTTAtggacttaatttttaaattcagccgtcatgcatttgaaaatagaCTGGACTGAACTGTTGTTTCCTTGtaaaaaggtatttcaaaagGGAGAGCAAAGGGGAGACTATAGTCCTCCCAGAGGCTCAGCTCCAAGAATAGCTAAGTTACTTTGAAGATTCTGTTAAGCcagaaaatgatttttaagaTTTCACCTGTTTAAGAGCAGAGCAATgaaagaatcaggaaaaaaatggcagagtATGTCCCAGGAGTCTGGGGCTTCTATTAAGCTGTAATCATTATCAGGCTCTACTGAGAGTTAGTCCTATGTCGTCTTCTGAGCATTCCCAGTTTGCGTAAAGTGGCATCCTTATGGATGAAAGAAGCAGAATTCCAACTCCTTGTATTGGTTGagctggcttttaaaaactgaggtCACATTTTGTAATAGGCAGGATATGAAGACATTTATTTAGCTAGGGTGGTCTAAGCTTTAGTTTTAAGTAAACTGTACTCTGCCACAGTATTACAATACTTAGCAAAACACGTTGCATATACATTCCATGTTCACCAAACTTACCGTTAATGTGATTCTGTAAATGTAACCTCTGAATTTTATTCTCAAGTTGCATTGTGATACtaagtaaaaatattcttgctgCAATTCAGAATTGTTTTGTGACAGCAAATTGCTGTGACAGCAGTGAAAGTGGTAATAGAAATGAGTTTTCTTTGATCACAATGATAATTATTAATACAAATGAATTATTGTTTGTCTCTTAAGGTTGTTTCTTGGATTATAACTATTTGGATATTTGGATCCTTGACAATTTTTTTACTGGCCAGGGTTCTTGGAGGAGAAGTAAGTACCTGTATGCAAAAAGGACATAAGAGGGAGGTAATGTAAAGTCTCTTGACTACATTGTTCAGTAGTAGTTGGGTTTTCTTGGTGCTTGACTGTGGACCTTGTAGCTGACTAAGAATGGATGCAGTTAGTAAGTGTAATGCCTACATTTTGGGTTGTTGGCCATCaaagtaaaatctgaaatacagagatGGTCAACTAGCCTTTCTGTGTACTGGATGGTGCGCTGGTTGTGACAAACAATCTGGCAATTTGTACTGTGAATCCCAGAAACTTAACAGGTGCCTGTGATCCAGAACTGAAGTCCATTCTTGAGGGACAAGTGCTTTCAGTTTATTGGTCACTGAGCTAAATGGGATCCTTTCTCCTTTGCACGGCTCTTGCACTGTGCTTTAttaaaacttctattttttttttttaatggggctAACAGCAATTGTATAATGTCCTTGTGGGTAGAGTACCTAccagtgtttgtttttatctttggaCTGATGCAGTTCAAACCTATTAAAGGATGAAAATCAGTGCATGTTCTTGAACTGCAAAGCCAATTGATGTTCTGACCTACATacctccctccagctgcttgCACCAGCAGGGTTGGAAAAGTGGTTTGAGCTGTTTACAAATGAAGTCACTAAGTGATTCAGGTGTAAATGACAACAAATGACTTGCAGCAAGGCCCACAAGACAGCTACAGTGAAAACAGTCAGGAGGGTAGAAAGTTCTTAAAAATGGCTCTGCAGCAAAAAATGCATTGAACTGTGTTGTGAAGAACCAAATATTCAGTGATGCccaatttttatatttttactatGCATCTTGCATTAATGATGAATAATGTTTCAGATTTCCTACttatctttacattttttaaactttcttctAATTATAATTGCTACAGTCTTCTAGTGTGaacactgttttgaaagaaaaagcttttacaaATGTGATCACATGGTATTTCTGCATGCCACATAATCCAGATGCCCTTAAATCAATCTGTTTTGCAActcaaaatgtgaaattattaGAATGTATAAATTGGCAAGGAAGTGTAAGTGCACAGTGGACTGTGAAGGATCAACAGCCACAAGAGAGTGATTGCAGGATGGTCATTTGTCTCgccagtatttttcctgttaaatcCAAGAAGCCTAATTTGGCCCAGGAACATTTCAAACCGTAGTAGGGGAAAATCAGACATTTTAATCCCCATGAAGCTAAAAACAGTTACAGAATTACTTTGAACAAATCTGTTTAAgatagtaaaaataattttaaactggaAATCAGATTTCTGTGCCTTAGAGGGACCAGGTTCTAGGTCTTCCACTGATGCCAAAAGCATTCATGTActtcatgcatttatttatgtataATGGATATGAGTATGTTAATGCAGGAAATTACATCTTTGCTACTTTTGACAGCCAGGACTACAGCTGGTGATTTGAGAGGTCTGTTCTAGTTCTGTGCTCCTGGgtatcacacacacaccatgGAGAGTGGCAGTTGAGAACCTCTTAAGGCAGAACATGAAAATTTGAGCAGTGGGTGGAATTACATGTTGAACCTGTATAAATTCTTCCCTTGGAAGTGATAAAATTGTcatttacaacttttttttttttaaaaaaatgacaatgtTCTAAGAGAACTgaatgattaattaaaaaaattctaggGGGTAGCATACAAAACCAATTTTCATACTAGCAAGCTTCCTTTAGTTGAAATCTCATGAATACCTAAgaaattattattgctattcATACTGTTATTACAAGATCAGATTGTGTATGGTGACAAAGATGGAGTACTACAAAGCTTGTTTTTATGTGCTTGAAAATTTCAGGTTGCTTATGGCCAAGTTCTTGGTGTGATAGGATATTCCCTACTTCCCCTCAT
Coding sequences within:
- the YIPF4 gene encoding protein YIPF4, coding for MQPPGPQQPPLYAPSSGDFTFVSSADAEDLSGSITTPDVKLNLGGEFIKESTATTFLRQRGYGWLLEVEDDDPEDNKPLLEELDIDLKDIYYKIRCVLMPMPSLGFNRQVVRDNPDFWGPLAVVLFFSMISLYGQFKVVSWIITIWIFGSLTIFLLARVLGGEVAYGQVLGVIGYSLLPLIVIAPVLLVVGSFEVVSTLIKLFGVFWAAYSAASLLVGEEFKTKKPLLIYPIFLLYIYFLSLYTGV